One Corvus cornix cornix isolate S_Up_H32 chromosome 10, ASM73873v5, whole genome shotgun sequence genomic region harbors:
- the LYSMD2 gene encoding lysM and putative peptidoglycan-binding domain-containing protein 2 → MAEALRQEPPGGPESEAELSQRLARTKARSYGSTASVAAPLAERYVEHRLSAGDTLQGIALKYGVTMEQIKRANKLFTNDCIFLRKTLNIPVISEKPLLFNGLNSLESPENETVDSSPSCDEGLVAVQEESSSSPSPQEPDNQPTAPEELSAKDFLQRLDLQIKLSKQAARKLKDDNVRDEEDEEGPYATSSYHQ, encoded by the exons ATGGCCGAGGCGCTGCGCCAGGAGCCGCCGGGCGGGCCCGAGTCGGAGGCCGAGCTGTCGCAGCGGCTCGCCCGCACCAAGGCCCGCTCGTACGGCAGCACGGCGAGCGTGGCCGCGCCGCTGGCCGAGCGCTACGTGGAGCACCGGCTGAGCGCCGGGGACACGCTGCAGGGCATCGCCCTCAAGTACGGCGTCACG ATGGAACAAATAAAGAGGGCAAATAAACTGTTCACTAATGACTGTATATTTCTGCGGAAAACCCTGAATATTCCTGTTATATCAGAGAAACCATTGCTGTTCAATGGACTTAATTCACTGGAGTCTCCTGAGAACGAAACTGTTGACAGCTCCCCTTCTTGTGATGAAGGACTAGTGGCAGTTCAGGAAGAAAGTAGTTCTTCCCCCAGTCCTCAAGAGCCTGACAATCAGCCCACTGCACCAGAAGAATTATCTGCCAAAGATTTCCTACAGAGACTGGACTTGCAGATTAAGTTATCCAAACAAGCAGCCAGAAAACTAAAAGATGACAATGTCAG agatgaggaggatgaggaaggtCCCTATGCAACTTCTTCCTATCACCAGTAG